A section of the Amblyomma americanum isolate KBUSLIRL-KWMA chromosome 2, ASM5285725v1, whole genome shotgun sequence genome encodes:
- the LOC144119447 gene encoding uncharacterized protein LOC144119447: MPSNAPPATASTSAPTVVVAQPRDPGTFCGTDDIDVEDWLAMYERVSKHNRWDATLMLANVTFYLAGTARVWFETHEEELTSWDACKQKLRDLFGKPIGRKLAAKKDLASRAQSSTESYISYIQDVLALCRKVGSAISETDMVGHILKGIADDAFNLLLCKDCATVDSVLQVCRQFEQAKHRRIAPRFDRLPNTAATSSCEDLPTLQQPSHPANLTRIVRRELKAMTPIAFTPQPPDATIALIQTVVRQKFANVVSALAAEPQTGLPDPHSAASRPGLISAMIAADLAPDHASVLTTLQ; this comes from the exons ATGCCGTCCAACGCACCTCCGGCCACAGCGTCAACCTCAGCGCCGACCGTTGTCGTGGCAcagcctcgcgacccgggcaccttttgtggcaccgatgacatcgatgttgaagactggctagCCATGTATGAGCGCGTGAGTAAGCACAACCGATGGGACGCGACCCTCATGCTTGCAAACGTCACCTTCTACTTGGCGGGCACGGCGCGCGTCTGGTTTGAGACGCATGAGGAAGAACTTACTTCTTGGGACGCCTGCAAACAGAAGCTCCGCGACTTATTTGGCAAGCCAATTGGACGCAAGCTCGCCGCTAAAAAAGACCTCGCTTCTCGAGCTCAGTCATCCACCGAGTCTTACATCTCTTACATCCAGGACGTCCTCGCTCTTTGCCGTAAGGTTGGCAGCGCCATATCAGAGACTGACATGGTGGGCCACATCCtcaaggggatcgccgacgacgcttTTAACTTGCTCCTCTGCAAAGACTGCGCAACGGTCGACTCTGTCCTCCAGGTATGCCGCCAGTTTGAGCAAGCTAAACACCGCCGCATTGCtccccgtttcgaccgccttccgaacacggcggcgacatcctcctgcgaagacctgccaacactgcaacagccgtccCATCCTGCCAACTTAACCAGAATTGTGCGGAGGGAACTGAAGGCTATGACTCCCATCGCCTTCACCCCTCAGCCGCCTGACGCTACGATTGCTCTGATCCAGACCGTTGTTCGCCAGAAGTTCGCAAACGTGG tttctgccctcgcagcTGAGCCTCAGACTGGTCTCCCTGATCCCCACTCGGCAGCTTCCCGTCCGGGCCTTATTTCTGCAATGATCGCGGCGGATTTAGCACCTGACCACGCCAGCGTGCTCACCACCCTACAGTGA